In a single window of the Anaerotruncus rubiinfantis genome:
- a CDS encoding glycoside hydrolase family 25 protein produces MADVVARGIDISSHQGEIDFAKVRAAGYSYVIIKAGQGLREFQTFRGKYLPAVLAAGLDWGAYWWSDAVTVDEARREAEVFVAALGKLRPTYPVYMDQEYASPCGQWGLNQGKQTRTDMAAAFLQTLEQAGYYAGLYASKDWLEHWVNADKLKNYDKWVAQYAAKCTYGGAYGMWQHHGDVPGFVGRCPGISVPVDLNDCYRDYPAIIKANGLNGWGAQEPSGEMVPRGEYDSVVAERDALQTKYDGLIADIQAVISKYRG; encoded by the coding sequence ATGGCTGACGTTGTGGCGCGCGGGATCGATATTTCCTCCCATCAGGGCGAGATCGACTTTGCGAAGGTCAGGGCGGCGGGATACTCCTACGTCATCATCAAGGCGGGACAGGGCCTGCGGGAATTCCAGACCTTCCGGGGGAAGTACCTGCCCGCTGTGCTCGCCGCCGGTCTCGACTGGGGCGCGTACTGGTGGAGCGACGCGGTGACGGTGGACGAGGCCAGACGGGAGGCGGAGGTTTTTGTGGCGGCACTCGGGAAGCTGAGGCCAACCTATCCGGTCTATATGGATCAGGAATATGCTTCGCCCTGCGGCCAGTGGGGGCTGAATCAGGGCAAACAGACCCGCACCGATATGGCGGCGGCGTTCCTGCAAACGCTCGAACAGGCCGGATACTATGCGGGACTCTATGCCTCAAAGGACTGGTTGGAACATTGGGTAAATGCGGACAAGCTCAAAAACTACGATAAGTGGGTGGCGCAGTACGCGGCAAAATGCACCTATGGCGGGGCTTATGGGATGTGGCAGCACCACGGAGATGTGCCGGGGTTCGTGGGCCGCTGCCCGGGGATCAGCGTACCGGTTGACCTCAACGACTGCTACCGGGATTACCCGGCGATCATCAAGGCGAACGGCCTCAACGGATGGGGCGCGCAGGAGCCGTCTGGCGAGATGGTGCCGCGCGGTGAATACGATTCCGTAGTGGCCGAGCGGGACGCTTTGCAAACGAAATATGACGGGCTGATAGCCGATATACAGGCGGTGATCAGCAAATACAGGGGGTAA
- a CDS encoding chitobiase/beta-hexosaminidase C-terminal domain-containing protein: MAINLHTKYSSKIATVFKSESLIDGKLNDEYSFSGVRTVKISTPQTVPLVDYTRSGTSRYGTPTEIQDTVQEMTMTQDKSFSLTVDKGNNKDQQGIKAAGRMLGLEIKEQVVPMKDKYTFERLAQLAGKIVGNGTALSKSNVCDRISDAVQYLDDKEVPQDGRTLYMPVETYKYLKHSDEFLAVDKLAEKALAKGVVGEYDNMKVVKVPAGRWPANVNFMIVYKNSATAPAKIAETKLHQDPPGISGNLMEGRFYYDVFVIGAKADGIYVEVNTASSAGTVLAAPTIAAATGAITPPSGATVKFTTDGTDPRYSETAKIGTAAGTGAGTVVKAYAYKDGAYPSEVATVTLTA; encoded by the coding sequence ATGGCAATCAATCTACATACCAAGTATTCCTCTAAGATCGCTACCGTCTTTAAAAGTGAATCCCTCATTGATGGAAAACTGAACGACGAATACAGCTTTTCGGGCGTTCGCACCGTCAAGATCAGCACCCCGCAGACCGTCCCGCTTGTGGACTACACCCGCAGCGGAACCAGCCGGTACGGCACCCCCACCGAGATCCAGGACACCGTGCAGGAAATGACCATGACGCAGGATAAATCCTTCTCGCTGACGGTCGATAAGGGCAATAACAAGGATCAGCAGGGCATCAAGGCGGCGGGTCGGATGCTGGGCCTTGAAATTAAGGAGCAGGTTGTCCCGATGAAGGACAAATACACCTTTGAACGGCTGGCGCAGCTCGCGGGCAAGATCGTCGGAAACGGGACGGCGCTTTCCAAATCGAACGTTTGCGACCGGATTTCCGACGCGGTACAGTATCTCGACGACAAGGAGGTCCCGCAGGATGGGCGCACCCTCTACATGCCGGTCGAAACTTACAAGTATCTGAAACACTCGGATGAGTTTCTCGCAGTTGACAAGCTCGCGGAGAAGGCGCTTGCAAAGGGTGTTGTGGGCGAATACGACAACATGAAGGTCGTCAAGGTCCCGGCGGGAAGATGGCCCGCGAACGTGAACTTCATGATCGTTTACAAGAACTCCGCGACTGCCCCGGCGAAGATCGCGGAAACCAAACTCCACCAGGACCCGCCCGGAATCTCCGGCAACCTGATGGAAGGCCGCTTCTACTATGACGTGTTCGTGATCGGCGCAAAGGCGGATGGCATCTATGTGGAGGTCAACACCGCTTCGAGCGCGGGCACTGTGCTTGCAGCCCCGACCATTGCGGCGGCGACCGGCGCGATCACTCCGCCTTCCGGCGCGACCGTAAAATTCACCACCGATGGCACCGACCCGCGCTACAGCGAGACCGCGAAAATCGGAACCGCAGCGGGCACAGGCGCTGGAACCGTTGTAAAGGCTTATGCCTATAAAGACGGCGCGTATCCTTCCGAGGTTGCGACCGTCACCTTGACAGCTTAA
- a CDS encoding DUF6273 domain-containing protein, with protein MIYGEELGAGGISTKTIPPQGLNLTLKGGNGRIDCTFTGITSQWLYLGQYYRLIAKPGSAPTSPMDGVQIKDVQVGAIGDAVISASIEGLTNGVQYYVRLYVRGENGWQTSVDAVGTATPVAGIAISTLAVGSEVKLNLGGVPYNHLVVHQGNPDATLYDASCDGAWCMIKDIYEKRAWGDLSATNYAKSAVHEYLNTTYLGLFNSGIQNAIKQVKIPYARSLSQTSVNSGENGLLTKVFLPASFELGLNSSEWNISLDGKKLNYFLSGSSEVARQKRVAYFNGVKTMWWTRSSNSDYSRPVAPAENGSLASTDRTSVIGVRSIIIFPSDFLLAPEPNPDGSYSPLTA; from the coding sequence GTGATCTACGGCGAAGAACTAGGCGCGGGCGGGATCAGTACAAAGACGATCCCACCGCAGGGGCTTAATTTGACCTTAAAGGGCGGTAACGGCAGGATCGACTGCACCTTTACCGGGATCACCTCACAGTGGCTGTATCTCGGGCAGTATTACCGGCTCATTGCAAAACCCGGCAGTGCGCCGACCTCCCCAATGGACGGCGTACAGATTAAGGACGTGCAGGTCGGGGCAATCGGGGATGCGGTTATCTCCGCGAGCATCGAGGGGCTTACCAATGGGGTGCAGTATTATGTGCGGCTCTATGTGAGAGGTGAGAATGGCTGGCAGACCAGCGTGGACGCGGTGGGGACGGCTACGCCGGTGGCGGGGATCGCGATTAGCACTTTGGCGGTGGGGTCAGAGGTCAAGCTAAATCTCGGTGGCGTGCCATATAATCATTTGGTTGTACATCAGGGGAATCCGGACGCGACGCTGTACGACGCGAGTTGTGACGGAGCATGGTGCATGATTAAAGATATCTACGAAAAAAGAGCATGGGGAGACCTTTCTGCCACCAATTATGCAAAAAGTGCGGTTCACGAATACCTTAATACCACCTATTTGGGGCTGTTTAATAGTGGAATTCAGAACGCCATTAAGCAGGTTAAAATTCCATACGCAAGGAGCTTGTCCCAAACATCGGTTAATTCAGGTGAAAACGGGTTACTTACAAAGGTTTTTTTGCCAGCCTCATTTGAGCTAGGGCTAAATAGTAGCGAATGGAACATATCATTGGATGGAAAAAAGCTAAATTATTTTTTATCAGGATCTAGTGAAGTTGCAAGGCAGAAAAGGGTAGCCTACTTTAATGGGGTTAAAACTATGTGGTGGACAAGAAGTTCCAATTCCGATTATTCTCGCCCAGTTGCACCTGCTGAGAATGGCAGTCTTGCCAGCACAGACAGAACAAGTGTAATTGGAGTTCGTTCCATAATTATTTTTCCGTCAGATTTTCTCCTCGCCCCAGAACCCAACCCGGACGGCAGCTATAGCCCGCTCACAGCATAA
- a CDS encoding DUF6273 domain-containing protein → MSDIKGKALSFGGINTRDLAPQVENLTLKGGDGKIDATFSAVDAAYASLVKYYVVTANTHMPSGPSDGVSVVVMPGTGTLSCVLSGLTNGVVHHVRVFIRCTYGWQTSPMAYGVCTPMAGIAISTLAVGSEVKLNLGGVPYNHLVVHQGNPDTTMYDASCNGAWLLIKDIYNQIAWTTNEKGDYSLTTSLSYLNTTYFGLFDPNIQTSIKQIKIPYVAGNAKPGVVKFGEEGVSCRLFWLSAIEVGFNYNSTDPLRDGAKLDYFDLTGNSVVSTKRIGLFNGTADLWNLRSGLQSLTGHWLISTTGTLNSSGLSSTARGSRPALILPPDFRLNPEPNPDGSYSPL, encoded by the coding sequence ATGTCAGACATAAAAGGCAAGGCCCTATCCTTTGGCGGGATTAACACCCGCGACCTTGCGCCGCAGGTGGAGAACCTCACGCTCAAAGGCGGGGACGGCAAAATAGACGCAACCTTTAGCGCGGTGGACGCGGCATACGCCTCACTGGTCAAATACTACGTCGTGACTGCCAACACCCACATGCCCAGCGGCCCATCGGACGGCGTGTCGGTCGTGGTAATGCCGGGGACGGGGACGCTATCGTGTGTCCTGTCGGGACTTACAAATGGTGTAGTCCACCATGTGCGGGTATTTATCCGCTGTACCTACGGTTGGCAGACAAGCCCTATGGCCTATGGAGTGTGTACGCCTATGGCGGGGATAGCGATTAGCACCTTGGCGGTGGGGTCAGAGGTCAAGCTAAATCTCGGTGGCGTGCCATATAATCATTTGGTTGTACATCAGGGAAATCCAGATACAACGATGTATGATGCAAGCTGTAACGGGGCATGGTTGCTGATAAAAGATATTTATAATCAGATCGCCTGGACCACAAATGAAAAAGGCGATTACTCGCTTACAACAAGCTTATCTTATTTAAATACAACGTATTTTGGACTGTTTGATCCGAATATTCAGACCAGCATTAAACAAATAAAAATTCCGTATGTCGCTGGTAATGCTAAGCCTGGTGTAGTTAAATTTGGTGAAGAAGGCGTATCGTGTAGGCTATTTTGGTTGTCAGCAATTGAGGTTGGATTTAACTATAATTCGACAGATCCTTTAAGAGATGGTGCGAAATTAGATTACTTTGATTTGACGGGAAATAGCGTGGTAAGCACAAAAAGAATTGGTTTATTTAACGGAACGGCTGACCTTTGGAATTTAAGGTCGGGCCTTCAAAGTCTAACTGGGCATTGGTTAATAAGTACAACTGGAACATTAAACTCATCGGGTTTAAGTTCTACCGCTCGCGGATCTAGACCTGCTCTCATTCTCCCGCCAGATTTCCGCCTCAACCCCGAACCTAACCCCGACGGCTCATATAGCCCACTTTAA
- a CDS encoding carbohydrate-binding protein, producing the protein MITTIEQAREYRAKIEATTVYAPPEVAVKEPSLYPVWSPDAVNYYDGTGEHPQSKVRGRTHPDRLYKCTAPHTSQESWEPDATPALWTVIDETHAGTVDDPIPAARGMEYTYGLYYLDGEDGNIYLCERSGAAPGEKITLQYLPHELVGQYFTLYTPETV; encoded by the coding sequence ATGATTACCACAATCGAGCAGGCGCGGGAGTACCGCGCAAAGATAGAGGCAACGACTGTGTACGCTCCGCCGGAGGTCGCCGTCAAGGAGCCGAGCCTTTATCCGGTCTGGTCGCCGGATGCGGTCAATTACTATGACGGGACGGGCGAGCATCCTCAGAGTAAGGTGCGCGGACGCACACACCCGGACAGGCTCTATAAGTGTACGGCCCCGCATACCTCGCAGGAGAGCTGGGAGCCTGACGCGACTCCCGCCCTCTGGACGGTGATCGACGAGACGCACGCGGGGACTGTGGACGATCCCATCCCGGCAGCACGCGGCATGGAGTATACCTACGGTCTGTACTACCTCGACGGCGAGGATGGCAACATCTATCTCTGCGAGCGCAGCGGGGCGGCTCCGGGCGAAAAGATTACCCTACAATATCTGCCGCATGAGCTGGTGGGGCAGTATTTTACACTTTACACACCCGAGACTGTATAA